A genomic stretch from Bacteroidota bacterium includes:
- a CDS encoding peptide-binding protein translates to MIFRCIKAYNVLYENPIEVKRGDKVKAGKFDTDWPAFRWCAGPDGREGWMPDDLLDEVNGEFFANTDYSARELPLAEAAVVEGLIENGGWWWCRNSKGLQGWVPETHLEMID, encoded by the coding sequence ATGATTTTTCGCTGCATCAAAGCCTACAACGTACTTTACGAAAACCCGATTGAAGTAAAGCGGGGCGACAAAGTAAAAGCGGGTAAATTCGACACCGACTGGCCGGCTTTTCGCTGGTGTGCCGGGCCCGACGGGCGCGAAGGATGGATGCCCGATGATTTGCTTGATGAAGTAAACGGCGAGTTTTTCGCCAATACCGATTACAGCGCCCGCGAGCTTCCGCTTGCTGAAGCGGCAGTAGTGGAAGGCTTAATCGAAAACGGTGGCTGGTGGTGGTGCCGAAACAGCAAAGGCTTGCAGGGCTGGGTGCCCGAAACGCATCTTGAAATGATTGATTAA